A window of Pararhodobacter sp. genomic DNA:
GAGGCCACGCCCGATTGCCGCGCCGCCTGCACAAACCCATCGAGCCCATCGCGCAACGCAATCATCCCGTAGCCGTCAGCCGCAAGCATGGTCGCCAACTCGTCGGCCAAGGCCCGCTGACGCCCAATCGCGCCCTGCGGCACATCCATCAAGGCAACGATCCCGGGATAGGCCTGAAACCACACTTGCAAAATGGTTTCCAGGTCTTGCGACGTCGCGCGCGCCGGAACGCCCATCGCCAGCAGCGCGATATCATGCCCCGCCGCGCGATAGGCGACAGCGCGCCGGGGACCGTCCGGATCATAGGGATCCATCGCAATCGTCACTTGAAACGGCAGAGCCAGCAACGCTGCTTCGGCCGCGGGTGATTCGGTCAAGACGACCCCCATGGGCCAGGTTTCGGGCGCATGCTCAGGAAACGCCGCGTTTCTCCGATAGGCGGGTTGATCATCTTCCGGCGCTTGTGCGGCCTCGGGCGTTGCCTGCGGGTCCGCGCCGATGCTGGGCAGACGCCCCACGGTCACGCCCTCGACCGCGCGCGTGATCCCGGTGCTTTGCGGCGCGTCGGTCGACGCTCCACCCCGCCGGACGCTCACTCCGGGCGCGCCGGATGGCATGGCCTCGACTCGCGGCAAATCCTGCGGCGCGACCGCGTCTGGCGTCAGGTCCAGCAACGGCAGTTCCGGCGGATTGGTCGCGGGCACCGGTTGAATGGGTGCAGCGGGTGCGGCCTCGGCGGTGGTGGCCGCAAGGTCTGGACTGACCGCTTCGGGCGCCGGGGATTCCGGCACCTCAGCCAAAGTTTCGGGGATCAATGCCTCCAAGGCCGCATCCTGCGCCACAGCAGACGCCGCGCCATCCGCGGGCGCGCCGCTTGCCACGGCGCCAACAGGGTCTTCTGACGCCTCGGTCAGGTCATCCTGCACTGGCAAAGCAGGCGCTGTGGATGCGATTGCGGAATTGTCGACGACAGCGTCGGGCGCAGATTCTGTCGCAAGCGCCACTGGGTCAACGTCGCGCGGGTCCGCGTCGTGGCCGGATGTTGAAAAAGCGTCCTGCTCCTCGGATTGCGGCGCGTTTTCCTCAGCGATTTGCGTGTCTTGAGGTGCCACTTGATCGACACCGCTACCCTCTTGGCGCGCGACGCGATCCGGCATTGCGCGGGGCAGCAAGGTGGTTTCGGTCGGCTCCGAAGGGTCAGTTTGCGGGTTTTCCATCACCGCAGGTTCCGCGATCGCCAGAGGTTCGGTCGGCGGGGTATCCACGTCTGATGCGGCCTCGGTCGCCGCCGCGGGCCCGTTGGCGGGCACCACGCGCTGATCACGGATCACCGCGGATTCAGCCTCACTTTGGACTGACTCACCATGCTCCGCGTCGCGCGCCGAGGTCGTTTCCGGCACGACCGGGATCACCACGGACAGGACGGCAAACCCCAGCGCGAAGCTGACCAAACCCACGACAATACCTTTGATGAAACCGCCCATCTCGCCCCTCATGTCCCGATCCGGACTCTTCTGACCACTATAGCGCTTCGCAAAACCGGATGCACCCCTGCAGCATGTCACACGGGCTTGACCCTGCCCCTTGCGCGGTTGCATGAAGGGGCACCCGCCGCCAGCCCGGAAAACGCCATGCTGCTCCTGATCGATAACTACGACAGTTTCACCTATAACCTCGTTCATTATCTGGGCGAGCTGGGGGCCGAGGTCATCGTGAAGCGAAACGATGCGCTGGATGTGCACGCGGCGATGGCGATGACTCCCGCGGCCATCGTGCTGTCTCCCGGGCCGTGCACCCCCGATCAGGCGGGCATTTGCCTCGACCTCGTGGCCGCCGCTGCCGATACGCGCACGCCGCTGTTGGGGGTCTGCCTTGGGCATCAAACCATCGGCCAGGCGTTTGGCGGCAAGGTCGTGCGCGCGGGCGAGATCGTGCATGGCAAACTGGGCGATATTCAGCATTCAGGCGCCGGGGTTTTCTCGGGTCTGCCCTCGCCCCTGAAGGCCACGCGGTATCATTCGCTGATTGTCGAGCGCGACAGCCTGCCCGCAAGTCTGGAGGTTACGGCGTGGCTTGAGGGCGGCATGATCATGGGCCTGCGCCACAAGGAACTGCCGATCGAGGGCGTGCAATTCCACCCCGAAAGCATTGCCTCGCAACATGGCCACGCGATGCTCAAGAATTTCCTCGAGACCGTGGGGGTCGCGGCATGAAATCCATCAAATCCCTGATCGCCATTGCCGTGGATCGCCCGTTGACCCGCGCCGAGGCCGAGGTCGCGTTTGGCATCCTGTTCGCCGGTGACGCAACGCCAGCGCAGGTAGGTGGGTTCCTGATGACGCTCCGTACGCGCGGCGAGGTGGTCGATGAATACGCGGCGGCGGCGGCGGTGATGCGTGCGCGCTGCGTTGCGGTCAACGCCCCGGCGGGCGCGATGGATATCGTCGGCACCGGCGGCGACGGCAAAGGCACGCTGAACATCTCGACCGCCACTGCTTTTGTCGTGGCCGGGGCGGGTGTGCCGGTGGCCAAACACGGCAACCGCAACCTGTCGTCGAAATCGGGTGCGGCGGATGCACTGGGCGCGTTGGGCATCAATGTGATGGTCGGCGCATCCGAGGTGGAGCGCGCGATCCAGGAGGTCGGTATCGGCTTCATGATGGCACCCATGCACCACCCGGCGATGCGACATGTCGGCCCGGTTCGCGCGGAATTGGGCACCCGTACGATCTTCAATATCCTGGGGCCTCTGACCAATCCGGCGGGGGTAAAGCGGCAATTGACCGGGGCATTCTCGGCGGATCTGTTGCGCCCGATGGCCGAGGTCTTGATGACCTTGGGATCCGAGAAAGCCTGGCTGGTGCATGGCGGGGACGGAACGGATGAATTGTCCATTGCCGCCCCCTCGCAGGTGGTGGCGCTGGCCGAGGGACGCTTGTCCGAATTCACCATCCACCCGGAAGATGCCGGTTTGCCGGTCTATCCGTTCGAGGATTTGCTGGGCGGCGACCCGGCCGAGAACGCCAAGGCGCTTGAAGCTGTTCTGGCGGGGTCCGGCGGGGCGGCCTATCGTGATGCCGTGCTGCTGAATTCCGCCGCGGCTCTGCTGGTGGCAGGCCGCGTGAGCGGCCTCAAAACAGGTGTCGAGGTCGCACGAGACGCGATTGGCTCAGGGGCCGCCGCAGACAAACTCAGGGCACTCGTGCGCATGTTGCCAGCGGCCACATCGTGAAGATCACCAAACCACACTGTTTTTGAAATGTCACTTTCTCAACAATGCAGCCGTGATTTTCGGGGTAATTGGGCGCGTATTGTTCTTTTTCCATCATTCAAGTCAAAGAGCGGTGCCTGACTTCATGGCAGAAACCCGGACCTGACAGGAAATGTCAGACGTTAACAAACAAGACGCGCCTTTGCGTTTGGACAGCCCTTAGCCGATCATCTTGCCGGATTCTCCCAGATCGTCGTAATGCCGCTGTAGCCGCAGCAAGGCAATCCGCAGGACGATCTTGCCCGAGCGCGCCGACCAACCCAACCGACGCTCTGCGGTCTCCAACCCCTCAAGATGACAACAGCAGCGCAACGCCATGTCCGCCAGCCCCGGCCCCAATTCGCGCAGCGCGGCGCTGACCCGGTCGCGCGCCGCCCGAGACCCCTGCCCCGCGACGCCGCGCGCGGCGGGTGCACCCTGCACCGGCCCCGTCAGAAACCTGTCCCAATCTTGAGAGACGCGCGGCCCCATCTGCGCGATCTCGAAATCCTCGCGCAAACGTTCCGCCGCAACCACAAGATCGGCGGTCAGGAATGGGTTGCCATCCCGGTCGCGTCGCCGCGCCAGAGCCGTCACCGGAGACTCGATGGTCACCGGACGTGTGCCCCGCAGGTCATCGGGATCCTGCATGGCCCCCGCGACTGGGGCACCGGATTTGGCACCGCCAAACTGGCGCAACGCCGCACGGCCAGCCGGCGCGATCTCGTAGCGTGAGACACGGCCCGGCTGGATGCAGACGATCCAGTCCCGCAGCGCGAACGCCTCGGCCATCGGGCGATCCAGAACCGCCAATCGCACGGCCCCTTCGGGGCCGTCGCGCATGACCACGGCGCGCTCCATGTCCTGCGCCACCGCCATCACCGCGCCCGGTTCGGCGAGGCGCGGCAAGATGCGTTGGGCTTCTGCGTTCAGCGTCGCCTCGTCTACGGGCAGGCGTTTGGGGACGGGCGGCGGCGTATGGTGCATGTCGCGACTTTCTGTTTGGCCCTGCGCCTCGGGCGCAGGCTCCAACAGCCGGCCCAAAGCGCAATCAACGAGTGGATCATCGCGACGGTTTTCGAAACGGCGAACCTGGCGCAAGACCGTTGACGCATGCACCCCTTCGGCACGCGCGATTTCACGCAACGAGCAACCGTTCTCGGTATGGCTCAGATACAAACGCACCGCCGATGGCACCCAATCCGGGAGCTTGCCGATCGTCGTGAGATTGGCTGTCATATAGTCCTCGCTCGCCTTGCCACACCGTGTTTCCAACCTGCGGCACCGGCGTGGCAGCACCGGAATCACAGAAGAGACACTGGTTTCCAAATCGTTAACCATACAACCTAGACGTGCATTTGTTACGAGTTTGTTAACCACCGTCGCGTTCTCCAATTTCGTTACCAATTCGCAAACATTCGTTGAAGGGGGCGAACGGTGCCGCAAATGCAAAACGCAACACCCGCTTAGGTTGTGTCATGGTGCTCGGATATTGGACCCCTAGCCCGAGGAAAACCTGCATGAGCTGCCAAGACCGCGAATCGATTGTGACCGTTTTGCAAACCCTCGCCCGCATCAAGCGCCCGCAGTTGTTGTTGCGCACCGCCCGTCACGGCACGAGGGACTACAACCGCAACACCGATCTGCGCCGCATTTTGCGTGTGCCCGCAACCCCGCCCCCCGGCGTGGCGACGGTGCGCGCCTTGATTGAACTGGAAGCCTGGCAAAACGAGATGCGCACCCGCCCCCCACACGAAATCGGCACCCCCTGGCGCGCGGCGCGTCATGTGGAGGTGCTGATCGCCCTCATCGCCGAGGCGGGGATCATGGCCGAGGTTGTGCAACCCGTCGCCTGATCCCCCGTTCTCGGTCGCTTTCGGGCAGGGCCGCGTCGCAGGCCCCCCTTTCCCTTCCCGGCACGCACGGTATGGTGCGGCGCAGACTTAGGAATGGAACCAAAGCATGACCGCCGAGACACCAGACACCGCGTTGGTAATCTTCACGCCATCGGGCAAGCGCGGGCGCTTTGCCATGGGCACCCCCGTGCTGACGGCCGCGCGCCAGTTGGGTGTTGATCTCGACTCGGTCTGTGGCGGCCGTGGCATTTGCTCCAAATGTCAGGTCTCGCCCGGAATTGGCGAATTTCCCAAGCATGGCGTCACGGTCTCGGCGACGGCGCTGAGCGAGTGGAATTCCGTCGAACAGCGTTACAAGGACAAGCGCGGCATGCTCGACGGGCGGCGGTTGGGCTGTCAGGCCAAGGTCATGGGCGATGTGGTGATCGACGTGCCCCCCGAAAGCCAGTTGCATCGGCAGGTGGTGCGCAAGGCTGCGTCGGCGCGGGTCGTGGAAATGGACCCGGCGACGCGGCTGTATTACGTCGAGGTTGCGGAACCCGACATGCACGAACCTTCCGGCGATCTGGAGCGACTGTCGGACGCGCTCCGCGAGCAATGGCAGATCGAGGGCATCGTTGCCGGGTTGTCCGTGCTGCGCAAGCTGCAACCCGTTCTGCGCAAAGGGAAATGGGCGGTGACGGTCGCCTTGTTCAAGGACCATCAGAACGGCCCGGCGCGGGTTCTCGACATCTGGCCGGGGCTCTATGAGGGCGACCTGTGCGGGCTGGCGATCGACCTTGGATCGACCACCATCGCCGCCCATCTGTGCGATCTGCGCGATGGGCGCGTGCTGGCCTCGGGCGGGGTGATGAACCCGCAGATCCGGTTTGGCGAGGACCTGATGAGCCGCGTTTCGTACGCCATGATGAACCCCGGCGGCGACGTGGAAATGACCGAGGCCGTGCGTCTGGCGCTCAATGCCTTGGCGCAATCGGTTGCGGGCGAGGCCGGGATAGAGCCGGGCGCCATCATGGAAACCGTTTTGGTGTGCAATCCGGTCATGCATCACCTGTTCCTGGGGATTGACCCGGTTGAACTGGGTCAGGCGCCCTTTGCCCTGGCAACCTCGTCGTCGCTGTCGCTGGCGGCGTCCGAGGTGGGCCTCACCGCGCTGAACCCCGCGGCACGGTTCTATACCCTGCCCTGTATCGCCGGCCATGTTGGCGCGGATGCTGCGGCGGTGGCGCTGTCCGAGGCACCGCAAACTTCGGAGGATCTGGTGCTGATCGTCGATGTCGGCACCAATGCCGAGCTGCTGCTGGGCAACAAGACCCGCGTTCTGGCCTGCTCATCACCCACCGGCCCGGCCTTTGAGGGGGCGCAGATTTCCAGCGGACAGCGCGCCGCCCCCGGGGCCATCGAACATCTCGAAATCGACCCGATCACCAAAGAACCCCGGTTCCGGGTGATCGGCTCTGACCTGTGGTCGGATGACCCGGGCTTTGCCGCCGCCACCGAATCAACCGGCATCACCGGCATTTGCGGGTCGGGCATCATCGAGGCCATCGCCGAGATGCGGCTCAACGGCATTGTCGATGGGGCGGGGTTGATTGGCGGGCCGGACCAGACCGGCACCACGCGCTGCGAGCCCGAGGGGCGCACGCATGTTTACCTGATCCATGACGGCACCGCGCAAAACGGCCCCCGGATCACCGTCACACAGGGCGATATCCGCGCGATCCAACTGGCCAAGGCGGCGCTTTATGCCGGGGCGCGGCTGTTGATGGACGAATTCGGCACCGAAACCGTGGACCGCGTTGTTCTGGCCGGGGCGTTTGGCGCGCATATCAGCGCGAAACACGCGATGATTCTGGGAATGATCCCGGATTGCCCGTTGGACAAGGTCACCAGCGCGGGCAACGCGGCGGGAACGGGGGCGCGGTTGGCGCTGTGCAACATCGCCTCACGGGCCGGGATCGAGGCGCAGGTCAAACAGATACACAAGGTCGAGACGGCGATCGAGCCACGTTTTCAGGAGCATTTTGTCAATGCTTCCGCGATTCCGCACGCGACCGACGCCTTCCCCAACCTGTCGAAACTGGTCACAATTCCGGTTTTGGCGCACAATACCCAAGGCAGCGAGGGTGGTGGTCGTCGACGCGGGCGCGGCCGGTGACCTGAGCGCAAAACGCACACTTTGCGATCCCGGCAATCGGGATCGCGACGCGCGTTTACTTGCCCATCTTCGTCAGCTTGGCTTCCAGCGCAGCAAGCTGACGGCGGATTTCCGAAAGATCCTCGGCGTCGGGGTCGGCGGGTTGCTCTGCTGCGCTGTCGTCCTCTTTGCCCGCCCCGGGGATCTTGGGCCAGCCCGACATCATCGATTCCATGAACGCTTGTTGCTGACGGCGCATGGCGTCAAACCCCGGCATCGCCGACATTTGCTTCATCAGCGGGTTGATCGTGGTGATCTGCTCGGCAATTTTCGTCGGCCCCTGTCGCAGCATGTCAAAGGACATCGACAGAAACTCGGGCACGACGCTTTGCGCTTGGGCGGTATAGCTGCGCACCAGATCGGTCAGAACATCCAGTGGCAAAACGTTTTCGCCACGGCTTTCATGGTCCGCAACAATCTGAAGCAGATATTGACGCGTCAGATCATCCCCGCTTTTCAGGTCAATGATCTGCACTTCACGGCCCGCGCGGATAAACCCGGCGATATCCTCGAGCGTCACATAATCGCTGCTCTCGGTGTTATAGAGCCTGCGACTGGCGTAGCGTTTGATCAGGAGCGGTTTTGAGCTTTCCGACATTGCCGAGCCCCTTTTTTGGTTTTCCGTTGCATTGCGGCAAGAGTAGCCCTCTATCCGTCGCCGCGAAACAGATTTCTTCGCCGCACTGCACCCATATGCCACGCAAAAAGACAAATCTTGCGGTATTTTTACAATTCAATCCGCCGAATCCCGCGAAATCCGGCATAAAGTGAAATTTCAATGCTGCGTTTGCACGTCGTTCTGGCCTCGGAAACAGAAAACGGCGGACCGCCATGCGATCCGCCGTCAATCTGTCAGATCGGTTCAGAGCCAGGCTCTGATCCCGTCGCAAATCACTTCGTCGACGTTGCTTTTTTCGCAGCAGCGGTCACGTCGGCGGTTGCCTTTTGAACTGCCGCTTGTGCTTCGGCCGACATGTCCTTGCCAGCCGCCAGCATCAACTCGACGGTGTCCATCTGAACGCGCTTGGCGATCTCGGCGAAAGCCGCCATGTGCTCGGAGGCCATTTCAGCCGAGTTCGACGCGAAGTCGCTGATCGACTTCGAGTACGCTGCCGGGTCTTCCTTGACCGAAGCAACGTCACCGACCTTGCCCAGAGCCGCTTTGGTCCATTTGGTCGAAATGTCAGCCGACTTTTCAGCAGCTTCCAGAACAACCTTGCTCATTTTCTCGCCCAGAGCAGCCTGGTTCTTGAATGCGTCCTGCATTGCTTTGGTGTCGACCGGGAACGCGCCCATGAAGTCTTGCATCTGCTTTGCGAAATCGTTGGTAGCCATGATAATTCTCCTTGCTCGCCGCCCGATGATCCGGGTCATTGCGTATGAGAGATACCTACATGCTGCACCGCAGAAAATCAAGGGTTTTTTCTGCGGTGCAGCATAAAAGTTGCAAAGCCTTGATCACCCTTGTGGTTTTGCCACCACATAAGTGCCCGGCGCCGGTGCAAGCACCTCGTCTGGCAGGTCGCGCGCCGGAATCATCTTGCCAGACCGCTCACGCAGCCATGATTCCCACCGTGGCCACCACGAGCCTTCGGTGTAATCGGCATCGGCAAGCCAAGTCTCAGGGTCCGCGATGGGCGCGTCCGACGTATAGTGCCCGTACTTTTTCTTGGACGGCGGGTTCACGATCCCGGCGATATGGCCCGATTCCGACAAGATGAATGTCTTGTTGGTAGACCCCATTTGCGCCACGCCGCGGAAACAGGATGGCCAGGCGGCAATGTGATCGGTCTCGCAGGCAACCGAGCAAACCGGCACCTTGACGTCGCTGATCTTGACGGTCTCGCCAAGCAGCACATAGCCGTCTTCGCAAAACTTGTTGCTCTGACACAGATCGCGCAGGTACTCGACCACCATGCGGCCCGGCAGATTGGCACCGTCGCCGTTCCAGTACAAAAGATCGAACGCGGGTGGTGCTTCACCCAGCATATAACTGCGGATCGCGGGGCCATAGATCAAGTCGTTCGAGCGCAGGTAGCTGAAAGTCTTGGTCATATAATAGGCGCGCAGATACCCATGCTCGCGCGCTTCGGCCTCGATGCCGTCAACGAAGTCATTGTCAAGGAACACCCCGGTTTCCCCTTGGTCCGAGAAATCCGTTAGCGCCGTAAAGAAGGTCGCGGATTTGATCGACTTGTCCTTGCGCTTGTTCATCAAGGCCAGCGTCAGGCTCAAGGTGGTGCCGGCAATGCAATAGCCAATGGTGTTGATGGTCTTGACGTTGCAGATTTCCTTGACCTTGGCGATCGCCTCCAGGAACCCTTCTTCGACATAGGTGTCCATGCCGACATCGGCATAGCTGGCGTCCGGGTTGATCCAGCTGACGATGAACACGGTATAGCCTTGCTCCGTCGTCCATTTGATCAGGCTGTTCTGCGCCTTGAGGTCAAGAATGTAGAATTTGTTGATCCAGGGCGGGAAAATCAGCAACGGAGTCTCGTGAACCTGCTCGGTTTGTGCCTTGTACTGGATGAGTTCAAACATCCGGTTGCGATACACGACCGCCCCTTCCGAGGTGCCGATATTGCCGCCAACCTTGAAGGCTTCCCGGTCCGCCAGCGTCACCAGCAATTCGCCGTTGTTGGCTTCAATATCGCGCACGAGGTTTTCCAGACCCAGAACGAGGCTCTCGCCTTCGGTCTCAACCGCTTTCATCAGCGCATCGGGGTTGGTGCTCAGAAAGTTGGTTGGCGCCATCATGTCGAGGATCTGCTTGCCGAAGAACTCCAACCGGGTCTTTTCGCGCGGGTTCAGCGTCTCGATATCGGCAATCGCCTTTTCGATTGCCTGGCTCGACAAGGTGTATTGTTGCTTGATGTAGTTGAAATACGGGTGCGTTTTCCACAGCGGGTTCGCGAATCGCTTGTCATCGGGGGTGTGGTCTTCCGGCGCGGCCAGTGTGCCGCCCCGCAGCGCTTCTTGTGCTTCAACGAAATGTTTGAGGGTTTTGCCCCAATATTCGACCTGACTCTCCAAAACCTTGGAGGGATTCTTAATCATTTCGGTCCAATATGCAGTGGCCGCCGACATATAGAGCGCGGGATCCGGGCCTTGCAGGTCTTGACGCTGGGGTTGCTTCTTTGCAAACGCAGCAACCAATCGTTGCGTCAAAGCCTCAATCCTCGCCAGATTGGCACCCATCTTATCCAGATTTTCGGAATTCTCATATTCAGAAGTTGCCATA
This region includes:
- a CDS encoding divergent polysaccharide deacetylase family protein, with amino-acid sequence MRGEMGGFIKGIVVGLVSFALGFAVLSVVIPVVPETTSARDAEHGESVQSEAESAVIRDQRVVPANGPAAATEAASDVDTPPTEPLAIAEPAVMENPQTDPSEPTETTLLPRAMPDRVARQEGSGVDQVAPQDTQIAEENAPQSEEQDAFSTSGHDADPRDVDPVALATESAPDAVVDNSAIASTAPALPVQDDLTEASEDPVGAVASGAPADGAASAVAQDAALEALIPETLAEVPESPAPEAVSPDLAATTAEAAPAAPIQPVPATNPPELPLLDLTPDAVAPQDLPRVEAMPSGAPGVSVRRGGASTDAPQSTGITRAVEGVTVGRLPSIGADPQATPEAAQAPEDDQPAYRRNAAFPEHAPETWPMGVVLTESPAAEAALLALPFQVTIAMDPYDPDGPRRAVAYRAAGHDIALLAMGVPARATSQDLETILQVWFQAYPGIVALMDVPQGAIGRQRALADELATMLAADGYGMIALRDGLDGFVQAARQSGVASASIFRMLDDRGQGAVTISRLLDRAAFEAERSSGILVAGSAANPDTIAALTQFADGFGRRGVSLVPASAMLSP
- a CDS encoding aminodeoxychorismate/anthranilate synthase component II, with amino-acid sequence MLLLIDNYDSFTYNLVHYLGELGAEVIVKRNDALDVHAAMAMTPAAIVLSPGPCTPDQAGICLDLVAAAADTRTPLLGVCLGHQTIGQAFGGKVVRAGEIVHGKLGDIQHSGAGVFSGLPSPLKATRYHSLIVERDSLPASLEVTAWLEGGMIMGLRHKELPIEGVQFHPESIASQHGHAMLKNFLETVGVAA
- the trpD gene encoding anthranilate phosphoribosyltransferase, with product MKSIKSLIAIAVDRPLTRAEAEVAFGILFAGDATPAQVGGFLMTLRTRGEVVDEYAAAAAVMRARCVAVNAPAGAMDIVGTGGDGKGTLNISTATAFVVAGAGVPVAKHGNRNLSSKSGAADALGALGINVMVGASEVERAIQEVGIGFMMAPMHHPAMRHVGPVRAELGTRTIFNILGPLTNPAGVKRQLTGAFSADLLRPMAEVLMTLGSEKAWLVHGGDGTDELSIAAPSQVVALAEGRLSEFTIHPEDAGLPVYPFEDLLGGDPAENAKALEAVLAGSGGAAYRDAVLLNSAAALLVAGRVSGLKTGVEVARDAIGSGAAADKLRALVRMLPAATS
- a CDS encoding DUF6456 domain-containing protein, producing MTANLTTIGKLPDWVPSAVRLYLSHTENGCSLREIARAEGVHASTVLRQVRRFENRRDDPLVDCALGRLLEPAPEAQGQTESRDMHHTPPPVPKRLPVDEATLNAEAQRILPRLAEPGAVMAVAQDMERAVVMRDGPEGAVRLAVLDRPMAEAFALRDWIVCIQPGRVSRYEIAPAGRAALRQFGGAKSGAPVAGAMQDPDDLRGTRPVTIESPVTALARRRDRDGNPFLTADLVVAAERLREDFEIAQMGPRVSQDWDRFLTGPVQGAPAARGVAGQGSRAARDRVSAALRELGPGLADMALRCCCHLEGLETAERRLGWSARSGKIVLRIALLRLQRHYDDLGESGKMIG
- a CDS encoding DUF6477 family protein, with the translated sequence MSCQDRESIVTVLQTLARIKRPQLLLRTARHGTRDYNRNTDLRRILRVPATPPPGVATVRALIELEAWQNEMRTRPPHEIGTPWRAARHVEVLIALIAEAGIMAEVVQPVA
- a CDS encoding ASKHA domain-containing protein, whose translation is MTAETPDTALVIFTPSGKRGRFAMGTPVLTAARQLGVDLDSVCGGRGICSKCQVSPGIGEFPKHGVTVSATALSEWNSVEQRYKDKRGMLDGRRLGCQAKVMGDVVIDVPPESQLHRQVVRKAASARVVEMDPATRLYYVEVAEPDMHEPSGDLERLSDALREQWQIEGIVAGLSVLRKLQPVLRKGKWAVTVALFKDHQNGPARVLDIWPGLYEGDLCGLAIDLGSTTIAAHLCDLRDGRVLASGGVMNPQIRFGEDLMSRVSYAMMNPGGDVEMTEAVRLALNALAQSVAGEAGIEPGAIMETVLVCNPVMHHLFLGIDPVELGQAPFALATSSSLSLAASEVGLTALNPAARFYTLPCIAGHVGADAAAVALSEAPQTSEDLVLIVDVGTNAELLLGNKTRVLACSSPTGPAFEGAQISSGQRAAPGAIEHLEIDPITKEPRFRVIGSDLWSDDPGFAAATESTGITGICGSGIIEAIAEMRLNGIVDGAGLIGGPDQTGTTRCEPEGRTHVYLIHDGTAQNGPRITVTQGDIRAIQLAKAALYAGARLLMDEFGTETVDRVVLAGAFGAHISAKHAMILGMIPDCPLDKVTSAGNAAGTGARLALCNIASRAGIEAQVKQIHKVETAIEPRFQEHFVNASAIPHATDAFPNLSKLVTIPVLAHNTQGSEGGGRRRGRGR
- the phaR gene encoding polyhydroxyalkanoate synthesis repressor PhaR, encoding MSESSKPLLIKRYASRRLYNTESSDYVTLEDIAGFIRAGREVQIIDLKSGDDLTRQYLLQIVADHESRGENVLPLDVLTDLVRSYTAQAQSVVPEFLSMSFDMLRQGPTKIAEQITTINPLMKQMSAMPGFDAMRRQQQAFMESMMSGWPKIPGAGKEDDSAAEQPADPDAEDLSEIRRQLAALEAKLTKMGK
- a CDS encoding phasin family protein, encoding MMATNDFAKQMQDFMGAFPVDTKAMQDAFKNQAALGEKMSKVVLEAAEKSADISTKWTKAALGKVGDVASVKEDPAAYSKSISDFASNSAEMASEHMAAFAEIAKRVQMDTVELMLAAGKDMSAEAQAAVQKATADVTAAAKKATSTK
- a CDS encoding class I poly(R)-hydroxyalkanoic acid synthase, which codes for MATSEYENSENLDKMGANLARIEALTQRLVAAFAKKQPQRQDLQGPDPALYMSAATAYWTEMIKNPSKVLESQVEYWGKTLKHFVEAQEALRGGTLAAPEDHTPDDKRFANPLWKTHPYFNYIKQQYTLSSQAIEKAIADIETLNPREKTRLEFFGKQILDMMAPTNFLSTNPDALMKAVETEGESLVLGLENLVRDIEANNGELLVTLADREAFKVGGNIGTSEGAVVYRNRMFELIQYKAQTEQVHETPLLIFPPWINKFYILDLKAQNSLIKWTTEQGYTVFIVSWINPDASYADVGMDTYVEEGFLEAIAKVKEICNVKTINTIGYCIAGTTLSLTLALMNKRKDKSIKSATFFTALTDFSDQGETGVFLDNDFVDGIEAEAREHGYLRAYYMTKTFSYLRSNDLIYGPAIRSYMLGEAPPAFDLLYWNGDGANLPGRMVVEYLRDLCQSNKFCEDGYVLLGETVKISDVKVPVCSVACETDHIAAWPSCFRGVAQMGSTNKTFILSESGHIAGIVNPPSKKKYGHYTSDAPIADPETWLADADYTEGSWWPRWESWLRERSGKMIPARDLPDEVLAPAPGTYVVAKPQG